The following coding sequences lie in one Myxococcus xanthus genomic window:
- a CDS encoding GbsR/MarR family transcriptional regulator yields the protein MKGYLWTGGPGSSASEAPPADGRLAPWEAIAVDAVGNVIEFWGFKRNQGRVWALLYLRGEPLTAGEIERELDLSKGGVSMLLRDLERWGVIQRVRLPQDTVWRYGAENDLVRMVTHVIEEREAGFVARIRADLAEARRLAETQSGLPPDRLQRLEKMATLAEHVERALRLFIKTSRLDVSGVLSVFRDEATGGRRGSK from the coding sequence ATGAAAGGCTACCTGTGGACGGGGGGACCCGGTAGCTCGGCCTCGGAGGCGCCGCCAGCGGATGGCCGGCTGGCGCCCTGGGAAGCCATCGCGGTGGACGCGGTGGGCAATGTCATTGAGTTCTGGGGGTTCAAGCGCAACCAGGGCCGGGTCTGGGCCCTGCTATACCTGCGCGGTGAGCCCCTGACCGCGGGCGAAATCGAGCGCGAGCTGGACCTGTCCAAGGGCGGGGTCTCCATGCTGCTGCGCGACTTGGAGCGCTGGGGCGTCATCCAGCGCGTGCGCCTGCCCCAGGACACCGTCTGGCGTTACGGCGCGGAGAACGACCTGGTCCGGATGGTGACGCACGTCATCGAGGAGCGCGAGGCGGGCTTCGTCGCGCGCATCCGCGCCGACCTGGCGGAGGCCCGGCGGCTGGCGGAGACCCAGTCGGGGCTGCCCCCGGACCGGCTTCAGCGGTTGGAGAAGATGGCCACGCTGGCCGAGCACGTGGAGCGCGCGCTGCGGCTGTTCATCAAGACGTCCCGGCTGGATGTGTCCGGTGTGCTGTCCGTCTTCCGGGACGAGGCCACCGGGGGACGCCGGGGCTCCAAGTAG
- a CDS encoding ArsR/SmtB family transcription factor, with amino-acid sequence MTTPHRRFKDAIYEQFARLGKAVSAPKRLELLELLSQGPRTVESLAGQAGLSVANASQHLQVLRAARLVDAEKRGLYVEYRLADDDVWRFFLSLRGLAEARLAEVEQVTREYFTRRGAMEPVEGPELLRRVRAGDVTVLDVRPVEEYRAGHIPGAISIPVSELKARLDELPKGREVVAYCRGPYCIMAVEAVELLRKRGFNARRLEQGVIDWRARGWRVESEAAQS; translated from the coding sequence GTGACGACACCCCATCGACGCTTCAAGGACGCCATCTACGAACAGTTCGCCCGGCTCGGTAAGGCCGTATCGGCGCCGAAGCGGCTGGAGCTTCTGGAGCTGCTCAGCCAGGGGCCGCGGACGGTGGAGTCGCTCGCGGGGCAGGCGGGCCTCTCGGTCGCCAACGCGTCCCAACATCTCCAGGTCCTTCGCGCCGCGCGGCTCGTCGATGCGGAGAAGCGCGGCCTCTATGTCGAGTATCGCCTCGCGGACGATGACGTCTGGCGGTTCTTCCTGTCGCTGCGCGGGCTCGCGGAGGCGCGTCTGGCCGAGGTCGAGCAGGTCACCCGCGAGTACTTCACGCGGCGGGGCGCGATGGAGCCCGTCGAGGGGCCGGAACTCCTCCGGCGGGTGAGGGCCGGAGACGTCACCGTGCTCGACGTCCGCCCGGTGGAGGAGTATCGGGCGGGCCACATCCCCGGTGCGATTTCCATCCCCGTCAGCGAACTCAAGGCGCGGCTCGACGAGTTGCCGAAGGGCCGCGAGGTCGTCGCCTATTGCCGTGGCCCCTACTGCATCATGGCGGTGGAGGCGGTCGAACTGCTCCGCAAGCGGGGCTTCAATGCACGGCGCCTGGAACAAGGCGTCATCGACTGGCGTGCCCGCGGCTGGCGCGTCGAAAGCGAGGCCGCACAGTCATGA
- a CDS encoding MFS transporter, producing the protein MIFRRDVAGQTAARRAAPDVRLGLRENWKQFSLLMLTNAFVGGMVGIERTVVPLMGSEVFHIASTTLITSFIVSFGVVKAFANLVSGQLADSWGRKRVLVAGWLVGLPVPFMLMAAPDWGWVIAANVLLGLSQGFTWSMAVVMKIDLVGPKGRGLAVGLNEFAGYLAVGATAFLTGVLASHYGLRPVPLYVGVAYAVIGTALSILLVRDTGGHVHAEARAASPVEASLGFREVFARTTFRDRNLFAASQAGLVNNLNDGMSWGIFPLFFTSLGLGIERIGILKAVYPVVWGGLQVVTGPLSDRWGRKGLIVAGMWVQAAGLALTAWGGRYVWWFAGSVLLGIGTALVYPSLIAAVSDASQPAWRARSLSVYRFWRDLGYALGALLAGLIADRFGFESAILAVAVATFMSGTTVAVVMREAPPAVCGRGSAGGRGLDGLHVP; encoded by the coding sequence ATGATCTTCCGGCGTGACGTGGCGGGCCAGACCGCAGCGCGCCGCGCGGCGCCGGACGTCCGCCTGGGACTGAGGGAGAACTGGAAGCAGTTCTCCCTGCTCATGCTCACCAATGCCTTTGTCGGCGGCATGGTGGGCATCGAGCGCACCGTCGTCCCGCTGATGGGCTCCGAGGTGTTCCACATCGCGTCCACCACGCTCATCACCTCGTTCATCGTCAGCTTTGGTGTGGTCAAGGCGTTCGCGAACCTTGTGTCGGGGCAGTTGGCGGATTCCTGGGGGCGCAAGCGGGTCCTCGTGGCGGGCTGGCTCGTCGGCCTGCCGGTGCCCTTCATGCTCATGGCCGCGCCGGACTGGGGGTGGGTGATTGCCGCCAACGTCTTGCTGGGGTTGAGCCAGGGGTTCACCTGGTCGATGGCGGTCGTCATGAAGATCGACCTCGTCGGCCCGAAGGGACGCGGGCTGGCGGTGGGCCTCAACGAGTTCGCCGGGTACCTCGCGGTGGGGGCCACGGCTTTTCTCACCGGCGTGCTCGCGAGCCATTACGGACTGCGTCCCGTTCCGCTCTACGTCGGCGTTGCCTACGCCGTCATCGGGACCGCCCTGTCCATCCTGCTGGTGCGGGATACGGGCGGGCATGTTCACGCGGAGGCCAGGGCCGCGAGCCCCGTGGAGGCGTCCTTGGGCTTCCGTGAAGTCTTCGCGCGCACGACGTTCCGGGACCGCAACCTGTTCGCAGCCTCGCAGGCGGGGTTGGTGAACAACCTCAATGACGGGATGAGCTGGGGAATCTTCCCTCTGTTCTTCACGTCGCTGGGGCTCGGCATCGAGCGGATTGGCATCCTCAAGGCCGTCTATCCGGTGGTGTGGGGCGGGCTTCAGGTTGTGACGGGCCCCCTGAGCGATCGGTGGGGCCGCAAGGGGCTGATTGTCGCCGGCATGTGGGTGCAGGCCGCGGGGCTCGCCCTGACGGCGTGGGGCGGACGGTATGTCTGGTGGTTCGCCGGGAGCGTCCTGCTGGGGATTGGCACCGCCCTGGTCTATCCGAGCTTGATCGCGGCGGTCTCCGACGCCTCCCAGCCCGCGTGGCGCGCGCGTTCGCTGAGCGTCTACCGCTTCTGGCGTGACCTGGGATACGCCCTGGGGGCCTTGCTGGCGGGCCTCATCGCGGACCGCTTCGGTTTCGAGTCGGCGATTCTCGCCGTCGCCGTCGCGACCTTCATGTCCGGCACGACGGTGGCCGTGGTCATGCGTGAGGCGCCGCCGGCGGTCTGTGGTCGCGGGAGCGCCGGAGGTCGCGGCCTCGACGGGCTCCACGTGCCATGA
- the glgB gene encoding 1,4-alpha-glucan branching protein GlgB — MRKPADKAQVDAELQRVVELRHPEPHSVLGIHPDGDGVVIRAFRPDAVAIHVLPESGGRVAMTHRLGGVYEARINGKDQTFNYLLEVEYPGKRVFTLRDPYSFLPTLGEMDLYYAGEGRHERLWERMGAHLLHHNGVRGTSFAVWAPTAAGVSVVGDFNGWDGRLHSMRRMGSSGIWELFVPEVGEGTRYKFEIRPGQGGPNVLKADPFAFRTEVPPATASVVHDLARYTWGDAAWLEQRAQRRDVHHQPWSVYEVHLGSWRRVVEDGDRPMTYRELAPALAEYIKFTGFTHIELLPVAEHPYGGSWGYQVGGYYAPTARFGHPDDLRFFIDHMHQEGIGVLVDWVPGHFPRDLHALGQFDGTALYEHADPRKGAQPDWGTLVFNFGRNEVRNFLIANALFWIEEYHIDGLRVDAVASMLYLDYSRKQGEWIPNRWGGRENEEAIHFLRELNETVHRKHPGVVVIAEESTAWPKVSAPVSEGGLGFDYKWNMGWMHDTLSYFSKDPIYRQYHHNQLTFGLLYAFSEQFMLPLSHDEVVHGKGSLYGRMPGDPWQKRANLRSLFAWMWAHPGKKLVFMGGEFGQPAEWNHDKSLDWHLTHDPGHHGILQLVSDLNRIYRDMPALHDADGEPMGFQWLQPDSAAYNVFAFVRRARQPGRHVVCIANLSPTVRENYRVGFPFQGRYVELINTDAEQYGGSNLGNMGQIHTEPTGWDGQPASATLTLPPLSVLWFTPG, encoded by the coding sequence GTGAGGAAGCCAGCCGACAAGGCCCAGGTCGACGCGGAGCTTCAGCGTGTCGTGGAGCTGAGGCATCCGGAGCCACACTCTGTCCTGGGCATCCACCCGGATGGGGATGGCGTGGTGATTCGCGCCTTCCGCCCGGACGCCGTGGCCATCCACGTGCTGCCGGAATCCGGCGGCCGCGTCGCGATGACGCACCGGCTGGGCGGCGTCTACGAGGCCCGCATCAACGGCAAGGACCAGACGTTCAACTACTTGCTGGAAGTGGAGTACCCCGGCAAGCGCGTCTTCACGCTGCGCGACCCGTACAGCTTCCTCCCCACCCTGGGGGAGATGGACCTGTATTACGCCGGTGAAGGCCGCCACGAGCGGCTCTGGGAGCGCATGGGCGCGCACCTGCTGCACCACAACGGCGTGCGCGGCACCTCGTTCGCGGTGTGGGCCCCCACGGCGGCGGGCGTGTCCGTGGTCGGTGACTTCAACGGCTGGGACGGCCGGCTGCACTCCATGCGCCGCATGGGCTCCTCCGGCATCTGGGAGCTCTTCGTCCCCGAGGTGGGCGAAGGCACCCGGTACAAGTTCGAGATTCGCCCCGGCCAGGGCGGGCCCAACGTCCTCAAGGCGGACCCGTTCGCCTTCCGCACCGAGGTCCCCCCCGCCACGGCCTCCGTGGTGCACGACCTGGCGCGCTACACCTGGGGCGACGCGGCGTGGCTGGAGCAACGCGCGCAGCGGCGGGACGTCCATCACCAGCCGTGGAGCGTGTACGAGGTCCACCTGGGCAGCTGGCGCCGGGTGGTGGAAGACGGCGACCGGCCCATGACGTACCGGGAGCTGGCTCCCGCGCTGGCCGAGTACATCAAGTTCACCGGCTTCACCCACATCGAGCTGCTCCCCGTGGCCGAGCACCCCTACGGTGGCTCCTGGGGCTACCAGGTCGGTGGCTACTACGCTCCCACGGCGCGCTTCGGCCACCCGGATGACCTGCGCTTCTTCATCGACCACATGCACCAGGAAGGCATCGGGGTGCTCGTGGACTGGGTGCCCGGACACTTCCCGCGCGACCTGCACGCCCTGGGGCAGTTCGACGGCACGGCCCTGTATGAGCATGCCGACCCGCGCAAGGGCGCGCAGCCGGACTGGGGCACGCTGGTCTTCAACTTCGGCCGCAATGAGGTGCGCAACTTCCTCATCGCCAACGCGTTGTTCTGGATCGAGGAGTACCACATCGACGGACTGCGCGTGGACGCGGTGGCGTCGATGCTCTACCTCGACTACAGCCGCAAGCAGGGCGAGTGGATTCCCAACCGCTGGGGCGGCCGGGAGAACGAAGAGGCCATCCATTTCCTGCGCGAGCTGAACGAAACGGTCCACCGCAAGCACCCGGGCGTCGTCGTCATCGCCGAGGAGTCCACGGCCTGGCCCAAGGTGTCCGCGCCGGTGTCCGAAGGCGGCCTGGGGTTCGACTACAAGTGGAACATGGGGTGGATGCACGACACGCTGTCGTACTTCTCCAAGGACCCCATCTACCGGCAGTACCACCACAACCAGCTCACCTTCGGCTTGCTGTACGCGTTCAGCGAGCAGTTCATGCTGCCGCTGAGCCATGACGAGGTGGTGCACGGCAAGGGCAGCCTGTACGGGCGGATGCCGGGCGACCCGTGGCAGAAGCGCGCCAACCTGCGCTCCCTGTTCGCATGGATGTGGGCGCACCCGGGCAAGAAGCTCGTCTTCATGGGCGGCGAGTTCGGCCAGCCGGCCGAGTGGAACCACGACAAGAGCCTGGACTGGCACCTGACGCACGACCCGGGGCACCACGGCATCCTTCAGCTGGTTTCGGACCTGAACCGCATCTACCGGGACATGCCCGCGCTTCACGACGCGGACGGCGAGCCCATGGGCTTCCAGTGGCTCCAGCCGGACTCGGCCGCGTACAACGTGTTCGCGTTCGTGCGGCGCGCGCGTCAGCCAGGACGGCATGTGGTGTGTATCGCCAATCTGTCGCCGACGGTGCGGGAGAACTACCGCGTGGGCTTCCCGTTCCAGGGCCGCTACGTGGAGTTGATCAACACGGACGCCGAGCAGTACGGCGGCTCCAACCTGGGCAACATGGGCCAGATTCACACCGAACCCACGGGCTGGGATGGCCAGCCGGCTTCGGCCACCCTCACCCTGCCCCCGTTGTCCGTGTTGTGGTTCACGCCGGGCTGA
- a CDS encoding MFS transporter, which produces MTRAALRRQFLRSFSFASLASAVPLFRPGASLPGSTAPLLGAPPADGPGPMVRPQQGRLRRTLGVSVVEGMFSEVFTACAGATVLTAWAIALKLGPFLVGVMTALPFFAQFVQFPAAWLTGVFGHRRVALTAVCLSRVVMFPLAVLPWLGLPFESQQHLLLTVAGISAALSVVGNNAWVAWMGELVPRAVRGRFFGRRTALTTLAGTLASLGAGLLMDRLRPAGGVGVALPLLALGACVMGIVTTLFMASQHDPAPPGTTPPLELKGALVPFKDDNARRVLTYQVAWNAAVGVSAPFFALHSLQNLKMTFVIMALHAAAVAGVRILAAPLWGRAIDRCGAQPVLMACSLGIATIPALWLLPSAGTLWPLLFDVLLAGALWSGHGLAIFELPLTVAPRKNRPFYLAAFATAGGLAYAAAAALGGAIAAALPTQFTLGGHVWANLHVLFVLSSVARLGAALLTARIPEPGAHPVRSVSALLSRLLPRPIPAHRAALDD; this is translated from the coding sequence GTGACTCGCGCAGCCCTCCGTCGGCAGTTTCTCCGCAGCTTCAGCTTCGCCTCCCTTGCTTCCGCGGTTCCGCTGTTCCGACCCGGCGCGTCCCTGCCCGGTTCGACGGCGCCGCTCCTGGGGGCGCCGCCCGCGGACGGCCCCGGGCCCATGGTCCGCCCCCAGCAGGGCCGGCTGCGCCGGACGCTGGGCGTGTCCGTGGTGGAGGGCATGTTCTCGGAGGTCTTCACCGCGTGCGCGGGCGCGACGGTGCTCACCGCCTGGGCCATCGCGCTGAAGCTGGGGCCCTTCCTCGTCGGGGTGATGACGGCCCTGCCCTTCTTCGCGCAGTTCGTGCAGTTCCCCGCGGCCTGGCTGACGGGCGTCTTCGGCCACCGGCGCGTGGCCCTCACCGCGGTGTGCCTGTCCCGCGTGGTGATGTTCCCCCTGGCGGTGCTGCCCTGGCTGGGCCTGCCCTTCGAATCCCAGCAGCACCTGCTGCTGACGGTGGCCGGCATCTCCGCCGCGTTGAGCGTGGTGGGCAACAACGCCTGGGTGGCGTGGATGGGGGAGCTGGTGCCCCGCGCCGTCCGGGGCCGCTTCTTCGGACGCCGCACCGCGCTCACTACGCTGGCGGGCACGCTGGCCTCCCTGGGCGCGGGCCTCCTGATGGACCGGCTGCGCCCCGCGGGCGGCGTGGGCGTGGCCCTTCCGCTGCTCGCGTTGGGCGCGTGCGTCATGGGCATCGTCACCACCCTGTTCATGGCCTCGCAGCACGACCCGGCGCCCCCGGGCACCACGCCGCCCCTGGAGCTCAAGGGCGCGCTGGTCCCTTTCAAGGATGACAACGCGCGCCGGGTGCTCACCTACCAGGTGGCCTGGAACGCGGCGGTGGGGGTGTCCGCGCCCTTCTTCGCGCTGCACAGCCTCCAGAACCTCAAGATGACCTTCGTCATCATGGCGCTGCATGCCGCGGCGGTGGCGGGCGTGCGCATCCTGGCGGCGCCACTCTGGGGCCGCGCGATTGACCGCTGCGGCGCCCAGCCCGTGTTGATGGCGTGCTCACTGGGCATCGCTACCATCCCCGCCCTGTGGCTGCTGCCCTCCGCGGGGACGCTGTGGCCCCTGCTCTTCGACGTCCTCCTCGCCGGGGCGCTGTGGAGCGGCCACGGCCTGGCCATCTTCGAGCTGCCCCTGACGGTCGCGCCCCGGAAGAACCGTCCCTTCTACCTGGCCGCCTTCGCCACCGCCGGCGGCCTGGCCTATGCCGCCGCGGCCGCGCTGGGAGGCGCCATCGCCGCCGCCCTGCCCACCCAGTTCACCCTGGGCGGCCACGTCTGGGCGAACCTGCACGTGCTCTTCGTGCTGTCCTCTGTGGCCCGCCTGGGCGCGGCCCTGTTGACGGCGCGCATCCCCGAGCCCGGCGCCCACCCCGTGCGCTCCGTGAGCGCGCTGCTGTCGCGCCTGCTTCCGCGGCCAATTCCTGCTCACCGCGCCGCGTTGGATGATTGA
- a CDS encoding polyprenyl synthetase family protein: MDLARELTDFLGAVEQRLGSTLVDGDAGPDVKGDTLMEAARHLCLGSGSKRARPMLARLFGGAVGVPAERLVDVAVAAELIHSASLLHDDVVDAGMFRRGRPTVNARWGNIVAVMSGDLILSTGLYQLSQLDARLTRSALSVVSEMTRAAIAEVEARGDLDLPLNRLRFIAEGKTGSLFGWCGNAAATLAEHPEAVERFDGFGRHLGVAFQIADDIRDILGTDVGKPRYADVHSRTPSMPILLAVAKDESLRRKLKDAWAFSAITPERTKEIGAAIEATGAVDASMARMNVEIEAALDKLGHFAKEPAGAELVSWARRLSAGIAEQVQGRAA, encoded by the coding sequence ATGGATCTGGCTCGGGAGCTGACGGATTTTCTGGGGGCGGTGGAGCAGCGGCTTGGCAGCACCCTGGTGGATGGCGATGCCGGTCCGGACGTGAAGGGCGACACGCTGATGGAGGCGGCCCGCCACCTGTGCCTGGGCAGCGGCAGCAAGCGCGCGCGCCCCATGCTGGCGCGGCTGTTCGGCGGCGCGGTGGGAGTTCCGGCGGAGCGGCTGGTGGACGTGGCCGTGGCCGCGGAGCTCATCCATTCCGCCAGCCTGCTGCACGACGACGTGGTGGACGCGGGCATGTTCCGCCGGGGCCGGCCGACGGTGAACGCGCGCTGGGGCAACATCGTCGCGGTGATGAGCGGCGACCTCATCCTGTCCACGGGCCTGTACCAGCTGTCCCAACTGGACGCGCGGCTGACGCGCAGCGCGCTGTCGGTCGTCTCCGAGATGACCCGCGCCGCCATCGCCGAGGTGGAGGCTCGCGGCGACCTGGACCTGCCGCTCAACCGGCTGCGCTTCATCGCCGAGGGCAAGACGGGCTCGCTGTTCGGCTGGTGTGGCAACGCGGCGGCGACGCTGGCGGAGCACCCCGAGGCGGTGGAACGTTTCGACGGCTTCGGGCGTCACCTGGGCGTGGCGTTCCAGATCGCCGACGACATTCGCGACATCCTGGGCACGGACGTGGGCAAGCCGCGTTACGCGGACGTGCACTCGCGCACGCCGTCCATGCCCATCCTCCTGGCGGTGGCCAAGGATGAGTCGCTGCGGCGCAAGCTGAAGGACGCGTGGGCGTTCTCGGCGATCACGCCGGAGCGCACGAAGGAGATTGGCGCGGCCATTGAAGCCACGGGCGCGGTGGATGCCTCCATGGCGCGGATGAACGTCGAAATCGAGGCGGCGCTCGACAAGCTGGGCCACTTCGCCAAGGAGCCCGCGGGCGCGGAGCTGGTGAGCTGGGCGCGGAGGCTGTCGGCCGGCATCGCGGAACAAGTCCAGGGGCGCGCTGCATGA
- a CDS encoding M36 family metallopeptidase — translation MAVHSEAGVRNYDARDAYNAQARFGISSAQTSSQAALRQAVPELMVEFDESNGLVRSLTNPVGALSGPRSGDPMAIGLDFVQKHRDALGLGLNDLANLEVTDRVYSKVSGVTNLYLRQTYRGLPVYNGQLQINVDRDGRVLSVHSDFLPALESSLAGTTPRLSAADAVVGVAKHLGVRISAAPQSLKAEPGARQRTRVAVEGLSTEPIDAELAVLPVRRGEARLVWRFQVHTLDNDHAYDVTVDAATGEVWTRFDWVAADDTYRVYPMPVESPNHTTPLPPADGRVLVSNPANATASPYGWHDTNGAAGAEYTTLRGNNVHAYEDTNNDGLPPAVQPDCTAAIHCDFPITLTGAPSTYIPAAVTNLFYWNNIIHDVQYQYGFDEASGNFQVNNYGRGGAGNDDVRAEAQDGGGMNNANFMTPPDGQRPRMQMYRWNTVTPNKDGDLDAGIIVHEYGHGISNRLVGGPSNVSCLSNRQQPGEGISDFLSLFYTAKATDTGAQGRGVGTYALNQPTTGAGIRPQRYSTSSTVNTWTYASINGMAVPHGVGAVFAQGMWEAYWALVNHHGFSANLYDATGTAGNQRMMLYFTQGLKNTPCSPTFTQVRDGIITAATTLHGGEDVCRLWTAFAAFGMGTNAVSSGSGGTTPTNGFAVPAACAAFSATAAKL, via the coding sequence ATGGCAGTCCATTCGGAGGCAGGCGTTCGTAACTACGATGCGCGTGATGCCTACAACGCGCAGGCACGGTTTGGCATCTCGTCTGCCCAGACGTCCAGCCAGGCCGCGTTGCGGCAGGCCGTGCCGGAACTGATGGTGGAGTTCGACGAGTCCAACGGCCTGGTGCGCTCGCTCACCAATCCGGTGGGTGCGCTCTCCGGTCCGCGCAGCGGGGACCCGATGGCCATTGGCCTGGACTTCGTCCAGAAGCACCGGGACGCGCTCGGGCTGGGGCTCAACGACCTGGCGAACCTCGAGGTGACGGACCGCGTCTATTCGAAGGTGAGCGGCGTCACCAACCTGTACCTGCGCCAGACGTACCGGGGCCTGCCCGTCTACAACGGCCAGCTTCAGATCAACGTGGACCGCGACGGCCGAGTGCTCAGCGTGCACAGCGACTTCCTCCCGGCCCTGGAGTCCTCGCTCGCCGGCACCACGCCGCGCCTGAGCGCCGCGGATGCGGTGGTGGGCGTGGCGAAGCACCTGGGCGTCCGCATCTCCGCGGCGCCGCAGTCCCTGAAGGCCGAGCCCGGCGCGCGTCAGCGCACGCGCGTGGCGGTGGAAGGCCTGTCCACCGAGCCCATCGACGCGGAGCTGGCGGTGCTGCCAGTTCGCCGTGGTGAGGCACGGCTGGTGTGGCGCTTCCAGGTCCACACCCTGGACAACGACCACGCCTACGACGTCACGGTGGACGCGGCCACGGGCGAGGTCTGGACCCGCTTCGACTGGGTGGCGGCCGATGATACCTACCGCGTCTATCCCATGCCGGTGGAGAGCCCCAACCACACCACGCCGCTGCCGCCGGCGGACGGGCGCGTGCTGGTCTCCAACCCCGCCAACGCCACGGCGTCACCCTACGGCTGGCACGATACGAACGGCGCAGCCGGCGCGGAGTACACCACCCTCCGCGGCAACAACGTCCACGCCTACGAGGACACCAACAACGATGGCCTGCCGCCCGCCGTGCAGCCCGACTGCACCGCGGCCATCCACTGCGACTTCCCCATCACCCTCACGGGCGCGCCCTCCACGTACATCCCCGCGGCCGTCACCAACCTGTTCTACTGGAACAACATCATCCACGACGTCCAGTACCAGTACGGCTTCGATGAGGCGTCCGGTAACTTCCAGGTCAACAACTACGGCCGGGGCGGCGCCGGCAACGACGACGTCCGCGCGGAGGCGCAGGACGGCGGCGGCATGAACAACGCCAACTTCATGACCCCGCCGGACGGCCAGCGGCCGCGCATGCAGATGTACCGCTGGAACACGGTGACGCCGAACAAGGACGGAGACCTGGACGCCGGCATCATCGTCCACGAGTACGGCCACGGCATCTCCAACCGCCTCGTGGGCGGCCCCAGCAACGTGTCCTGCTTGTCGAACCGCCAGCAGCCGGGCGAGGGCATCAGCGACTTCCTGTCGCTCTTCTACACCGCGAAGGCGACGGACACCGGCGCGCAGGGCCGCGGCGTGGGCACCTACGCCCTGAACCAGCCCACCACGGGCGCGGGCATCCGTCCCCAGCGCTACAGCACCAGCAGCACCGTCAACACCTGGACCTACGCCAGCATCAACGGCATGGCGGTTCCGCACGGCGTGGGTGCCGTGTTCGCCCAGGGCATGTGGGAGGCCTACTGGGCCCTGGTCAATCACCACGGCTTCAGCGCCAACCTGTACGACGCCACGGGCACCGCGGGTAACCAGCGCATGATGCTGTACTTCACCCAGGGCCTGAAGAACACGCCGTGCAGCCCCACCTTCACCCAGGTGCGTGACGGCATCATCACCGCGGCCACCACCCTGCACGGTGGCGAGGACGTCTGCCGCCTGTGGACGGCCTTCGCCGCGTTCGGCATGGGCACCAACGCCGTGTCCAGTGGCTCCGGCGGCACGACGCCCACCAACGGCTTCGCGGTGCCCGCCGCCTGCGCTGCCTTCAGCGCGACGGCGGCCAAGCTCTAG
- a CDS encoding gamma-glutamylcyclotransferase: MDSHYDQVMKARAGADPSATRLYFAYSTILDRAAFEEWRSQHSYDFFELPEGRLAEAVDVDLVYDFPSRWWGGRVAGLTDSAGQKVYGRLFEIRGQDWPIIQHKEGFVTSMCVERPVRVRVDGQELEATAFVTNPRRASADGPVSTRFVDALVRGALAAGLPADYVERLKRGE, translated from the coding sequence ATGGATTCGCATTACGATCAGGTGATGAAGGCGCGTGCGGGCGCGGACCCGTCGGCCACGCGCCTGTACTTCGCGTACTCGACCATCCTGGACCGCGCCGCGTTCGAGGAGTGGCGGTCCCAGCACAGCTACGACTTCTTCGAGCTGCCCGAGGGGCGGCTGGCCGAGGCCGTGGATGTCGATCTGGTCTATGACTTCCCGTCGCGCTGGTGGGGTGGGCGCGTCGCGGGGCTGACGGATTCCGCGGGCCAGAAGGTGTACGGCCGCCTGTTCGAGATTCGCGGCCAGGACTGGCCCATCATCCAGCACAAGGAAGGCTTCGTGACGAGCATGTGCGTGGAGCGGCCGGTGCGCGTGCGCGTGGATGGGCAGGAACTGGAGGCCACGGCGTTCGTCACGAATCCGCGGCGTGCGTCGGCGGACGGCCCGGTCAGCACCCGTTTCGTGGACGCGCTGGTGCGCGGTGCCCTGGCCGCGGGCCTGCCAGCGGACTACGTGGAGCGGCTGAAGCGCGGCGAGTAG